Proteins encoded within one genomic window of Anopheles stephensi strain Indian unplaced genomic scaffold, UCI_ANSTEP_V1.0 ucontig60, whole genome shotgun sequence:
- the LOC118517188 gene encoding chromatin assembly factor 1 subunit A-A-like: MEVTVPAVPQDGSKTSPGSNLRKMKQSRLPFQLLSTSTVKPSEELSEARKRKPSTEALDAGRVAKAGRVCEVNENGPTVSTKEKRNAKQPANNADEPSESAVCGSGVSLSTGKTKRQQKKLDADRIDSPKILIKLPIRKRKRNSVDKMKPKKKKAFGEEIMNFRGDIDETIILDDTDLSDDGADASGSNGSVSAKKELPTMENKQLYGAEKEDNKILASSSVEESEKRFAESNKIKIQTTSSSESLDTRGSNTAVGPSEGIVENESGNIMGLDTSSNIDSSEEDIYLLCTPDSKNFPNEDENKVRKLTPKQLARRQDYEKRRELKQQEKQEKRRKLQEERKEKAREKEEQERQRKKERVEKEDQKRREREEKEEMKRKDREEREEQKRKEREEKEEQKRKEREEKEKKRQAEIEQKNEEKRLKEEERRRKEEQKEEERKRKEEEKEAEEKRKQKVAQAFTSFFVKKSLNGGGPVKASDDENSVESSSVGVAMMSAGTGLGHSRFMPFCVKGDMRLAPTVRRVLQSVQRDNLDKMLHSAEGQQIFDRTHLYLELLKRKLHKPLKTDRTWNVEDDEETDDIMVVDENVCHQIEVDPGKLKEKYKTKFFLFVENRRPPYRGTWRKRSRYISARRPFVQDTECFDYEIDSDDEWEEEEPGESLDGSDDEKDVDPEEEYEVDNEFFVPHGHLSDEELHAAEEDGEIGDESMTQKFKLKFLQQEFVAEMKKKTEKIKPRLIGCVWERSLNGDDVEEANRFMECSVIIRKMLDDRAMLYNPDEPISFTRPSSKVCNGSSSAINEQDATDAMSPSKDLEKSSLKKVKITDDAIRDLARLMHGNVNNRKFLVREFHAFWASCNESVDLSLESIRNKIKEIAQWGTCRSAGPMEGKLCWTVERSVLQQYDLMDLTLPNEWKYHLQKRPRTEKQEKKTNLKQELRANVEKFNSATSKIDGHKEEVDGNSVNKVTKDQISNIDRSLNTLPEMEQMDKGKTKPSIVHDSGDSSHKGESNDTECPIATKSKKRVPLLMSVPRGQNINQSTRNSLISQFLRRESSIKTKPIIADVEKSDDAVIEID, encoded by the exons ATGGAAGTTACGGTTCCCGCAGTGCCGCAAGACGGCTCGAAAACTTCGCCAGGATCAAACCTTCgtaaaatgaaacaaagcCGGTTGCCTTTTCAACTTTTGTCAACATCAACGGTGAAACCTTCGGAGGAGTTGAGCGAAGCACGGAAGAGAAAACCGTCGACGGAAGCATTAGATGCCGGACGAGTAGCAAAAGCTGGTCGTGTATGTGAAGTTAATGAGAATGGTCCGACCGTGTCAACGAAAGAAAAGCGCAATGCCAAGCAACCTGCTAACAATGCAGATGAACCATCCGAATCAGCAGTGTGCGGTAGTGGTGTATCCCTGTCGacaggaaaaacgaaaagacaACAAAAGAAACTCGATGCTGATAGGATTGATTCGCCAAAAATTTTGATAAAACTCCCGATTCGAAAACGAAAACGTAATTCCGTAGATAAAATgaaaccgaaaaagaaaaaggcattTGGTGAAGAAATAATGAACTTTAGAGGTGACATTGATGAGACAATAATTTTGGACGACACCGACCTATCAGATGATGGTGCGGATGCGTCGGGAAGTAATGGTTCCGTGAGTGCGAAAAAAGAACTGCCTActatggaaaacaaacaactgtACGGTGCTGAGAAGGAAGATAACAAAATATTGGCTTCAAGCTCGGTagaagaaagcgaaaaaagatTTGCTGaatcaaacaaaatcaaaatacAAACAACTTCATCATCTGAATCTTTAGATACGCGCGGAAGTAACACGGCAGTTGGTCCTTCAGAAGGGATTGTTGAAAATGAATCGGGTAACATTATGGGGCTGGACACATCTTCCAACATTGATTCGAGCGAGGAAGACATTTATTTACTCTGCACTCCGGATTCAAAAAATTTTCCAAACGAAGATGAAAATAAGGTTCGTAAACTAACTCCGAAGCAGCTTGCTCGTCGTCAGGACTACGAAAAGCGCCGAGAACTGAAGCAACAAGAGAAACAAGAAAAGCGTCGCAAATTGCAAGAGGAACGCAAAGAGAAGGCTCGCGAAAAAGAGGAGCAAGAGCGACAGCGTAAAAAGGAACGCGTCGAAAAGGAAGATCAAAAGCGTAGAGAACGAGAGGAAAAGGAAGAGATGAAACGTAAAGATCGGGAAGAACGCGAGGAACAAAAGCGCAAAGAgcgcgaagaaaaagaagaacagaAGCGAAAAGAAcgcgaagaaaaagagaaaaaacgaCAAGCTGAAATTGAACAGAAAAATGAAGAGAAGCGcttaaaagaagaagaacgtcGCAGGAAAGAGGAGCAAAAGGAAGAGGaaagaaagcgaaaggaagaagaaaaggaagcagAGGAAAAGCGAAAGCAAAAGGTGGCGCAAGCTTTCACTAGCTTCTTCGTCAAGAAGTCGCTGAATGGAGGTGGTCCTGTAAAAGCTTCGGATGATGAAAATTCCGTCGAATCTTCGTCGGTAGGTGTCGCGATGATGAGTGCAGGTACGGGCTTAGGCCATTCGCGATTTATGCCGTTCTGTGTGAAAGGAGACATGCGATTGGCGCCAACGGTGCGTAGGGTTCTCCAATCGGTCCAGCGAGATAATTTAGATAAGATGTTGCATAGTGCAGAGGGCCAGCAAATATTCGATCGCACTCATCTCTATCTTGAGCTGTTGAAGAGAAAATTACATAAACCGTTAAAAACTGACCGTACGTGGAATGTAGAGGATGACGAGGAAACCGATGACATTATGGTTGTTG atGAAAACGTGTGTCATCAGATTGAGGTGGATCCGGGAAAATTGAAGGAAAagtataaaacaaaatttttcctCTTTGTGGAAAATCGTCGTCCACCGTATAGGGGAACTTGGCGTAAACGAAGCAGATATATTAGCGCACGTCGTCCCTTTGTGCAGGACACC GAATGCTTCGACTACGAAATCGATTCTGACGACGAATGGGAAGAGGAAGAGCCGGGAGAATCCCTTGACGGGAGTGACGATGAAAAGGATGTAGATCCGGAAGAAGAATACGAAGTGGACAACGAATTTTTCGTACCTCACGGGCACTTAAGTGATGAAGAGCTGCATGCAGCGGAGGAGGATGGTGAAATCGGCGACGAATCAATGACACAGAAATTTAAGTTAAAATTTTTGCAGCAAGAGTTTGTGGCggagatgaaaaaaaagacgGAAAAGATCAAACCCCGATTGATTGGCTGCGTTTGGGAGAGAAGCTTAAATGGTGACGACGTTGAGGAGGCAAATCGTTTCATGGAATGTTCGGTAATAATACGAAAAATGTTAGACGATCGCGCTATGCTTTACAACCCGGACGAACCGATCTCGTTTACACGGCCCTCTTCCAAGGTATGTAATGGGAGCAGTAGTGCGATAAATGAACAGGATGCGACAGATGCAATGTCGCCGAGTAAAGATCTTGAAAAATCGAGCTTAAAGAAGGTTAAAATAACAGATGATGCGATCCGCGATTTGGCTCGATTGATGCATGGAAATGTCAACAATCGCAAGTTTTTGGTCCGTGAGTTTCATGCTTTTTGGGCTAGTTGTAACGAGTCGGTTGATTTGAGTTTGGAGAGCATTAGGAACAAGATTAAGGAAATTGCTCAGTGGGGTACGTGTCGTTCGGCAGGACCGATGGAGGGAAAATTATGTTGGACAGTTGAGAGAAGTGTGCTCCAACAGTACGACCTGATGGATTTAACTTTGCCAAACGAATGGAAGTATCATTTGCAGAAACGTCCGCGtacagaaaaacaagaaaagaaaacgaatttGAAGCAAGAACTTAGAGCTAACGTTGAAAAGTTCAATAGCGCTACAAGCAAAATCGATGGCCACAAGGAGGAAGTTGATGGTAATTCAGTAAATAAGGTCACAAAGGACCAAATTTCAAATATTGATAGAAGCCTGAATACATTGCCGGAGATGGAACAGATGGATAAGGGCAAAACTAAACCATCGATCGTGCATGATAGCGGTGACAGTAGCCACAAAGGAGAAAGTAATGACACCGAATGTCCGATTGCCACTAAATCCAAAAAGCGTGTGCCTCTTCTGATGTCCGTCCCGCGTGGCCAAAACATAAATCAGTCAACGAGAAACAGCCTTATCAGCCAATTCTTGCGTAGAGAAAGTAGTATTAAAACCAAACCCATAATAGCGGATGTGGAAAAATCTGACGATGCAGTTATTGAAATAGATTGA
- the LOC118517187 gene encoding dual specificity mitogen-activated protein kinase kinase dSOR1-like isoform X2 — translation MSKMTKNKLNLTLPPGSVDVPAGQQTTPTPSFKTPSGTEYVIGKHNLLGKAKNSIDALTETLEELEMEESARKRIKVFLSQKEKIGELSDEDLEKLGELGSGNGGVVMKVRHIPTQLIMARKLIHLEVKPAIKKQIIRELKVLHECNFPHIVGFYGAFYSDGEISICMEYMDGGSLDLILKRAGRIPEAILAKITSAVLKGLSYLRDKHAIMHRDVKPSNILVNSSGEIKICDFGVSGQLIDSMANSFVGTRSYMSPERLQGTHYSVQSDIWSLGLSLVEMAIGMYPIPPPDAKTLDLIFQERGDDSSPGQSVIEPKPMAIFELLDYIVNEPPPKLEHNSFTDRFKNFVDLCLKKNPEERADLKTLMLLLVLES, via the exons ATGAGTAAGATGACTAAAAACAAACTTAATTTGACGTTGCCGCCTGGTTCGGTGGATGTTCCCGCTGGGCAGCAAACAACGCCAACACCCTCCTTCAAAACGCCATCCGGAACCGAGTACGTCATTGGCAAACATAATCTGttgggaaaagcgaaaaacagTATTGATGCGCTCACGGAAACTTTGGAAGAACTTGAAATGGAAGAAAGTGCACGCAAACGCATTAAGGTATTTCTGAgccagaaagaaaaaatcggcGAGTTGAGCGACGAAGATTTGGAGAAGCTAGGCGAACTTGGTTCCGGAAACGGAGGTGTAGTGATGAAAGTGCGCCACATTCCCACTCAACTTATAATGGCTCGAAAGCTTATCCATTTGGAGGTTAAACCAGCGATAAAAAAACAGATCATAAGAGAACTGAAGGTATTACATGAGTGCAATTTTCCTCACATCGTTGGATTCTACGGTGCTTTCTACAGTGATGGAGAGATAAGCATCTGCATGGAGTATATGGACGGTGGATCGTTAGATTTAATCTTGAAACGAGCTGGAAGAATACCGGAAGCCATTTTAGCAAAAATTACATCCGCCGTTCTTAAGGGATTGAGCTACCTTCGCGATAAGCACGCCATTATGCACAGGGACGTCAAGCCGAGCAACATTCTGGTAAACAGTAGCGGAGAGATTAAGATATGTGATTTCGGCGTTTCCGGACAGCTAATCGATTCAATGGCCAACTCGTTCGTAGGAACTCGAAGTTATATGTCG CCCGAACGCCTTCAAGGTACCCATTATTCGGTCCAGTCCGATATATGGTCTCTAGGGCTCTCGTTGGTAGAAATGGCAATCGGAATGTATCCCATTCCGCCGCCAGATGCTAAAACATTAGACCTTATATTTCAGGAACGGGGAGACGATAGTTCCCCCGGTCAGAGCGTTATCGAGCCCAAACCTATGGCCATTTTCGAGCTGCTCGATTACATCGTAAATGAACCGCCACCTAAATTGGAGCATAATTCATTCACCGATAGATTTAAAAACTTTGTTGACCTTTGCCTGAAGAAAAATCCTGAGGAGCGAGCTGATTTGAAAACACTAATG TTGCTTTTGGTTTTAGAATCATGA
- the LOC118517187 gene encoding dual specificity mitogen-activated protein kinase kinase dSOR1-like isoform X1: MSKMTKNKLNLTLPPGSVDVPAGQQTTPTPSFKTPSGTEYVIGKHNLLGKAKNSIDALTETLEELEMEESARKRIKVFLSQKEKIGELSDEDLEKLGELGSGNGGVVMKVRHIPTQLIMARKLIHLEVKPAIKKQIIRELKVLHECNFPHIVGFYGAFYSDGEISICMEYMDGGSLDLILKRAGRIPEAILAKITSAVLKGLSYLRDKHAIMHRDVKPSNILVNSSGEIKICDFGVSGQLIDSMANSFVGTRSYMSPERLQGTHYSVQSDIWSLGLSLVEMAIGMYPIPPPDAKTLDLIFQERGDDSSPGQSVIEPKPMAIFELLDYIVNEPPPKLEHNSFTDRFKNFVDLCLKKNPEERADLKTLMNHEWIKNIETEDVDIAGWVCKTMDLAPSTPKRNASPFAN; the protein is encoded by the exons ATGAGTAAGATGACTAAAAACAAACTTAATTTGACGTTGCCGCCTGGTTCGGTGGATGTTCCCGCTGGGCAGCAAACAACGCCAACACCCTCCTTCAAAACGCCATCCGGAACCGAGTACGTCATTGGCAAACATAATCTGttgggaaaagcgaaaaacagTATTGATGCGCTCACGGAAACTTTGGAAGAACTTGAAATGGAAGAAAGTGCACGCAAACGCATTAAGGTATTTCTGAgccagaaagaaaaaatcggcGAGTTGAGCGACGAAGATTTGGAGAAGCTAGGCGAACTTGGTTCCGGAAACGGAGGTGTAGTGATGAAAGTGCGCCACATTCCCACTCAACTTATAATGGCTCGAAAGCTTATCCATTTGGAGGTTAAACCAGCGATAAAAAAACAGATCATAAGAGAACTGAAGGTATTACATGAGTGCAATTTTCCTCACATCGTTGGATTCTACGGTGCTTTCTACAGTGATGGAGAGATAAGCATCTGCATGGAGTATATGGACGGTGGATCGTTAGATTTAATCTTGAAACGAGCTGGAAGAATACCGGAAGCCATTTTAGCAAAAATTACATCCGCCGTTCTTAAGGGATTGAGCTACCTTCGCGATAAGCACGCCATTATGCACAGGGACGTCAAGCCGAGCAACATTCTGGTAAACAGTAGCGGAGAGATTAAGATATGTGATTTCGGCGTTTCCGGACAGCTAATCGATTCAATGGCCAACTCGTTCGTAGGAACTCGAAGTTATATGTCG CCCGAACGCCTTCAAGGTACCCATTATTCGGTCCAGTCCGATATATGGTCTCTAGGGCTCTCGTTGGTAGAAATGGCAATCGGAATGTATCCCATTCCGCCGCCAGATGCTAAAACATTAGACCTTATATTTCAGGAACGGGGAGACGATAGTTCCCCCGGTCAGAGCGTTATCGAGCCCAAACCTATGGCCATTTTCGAGCTGCTCGATTACATCGTAAATGAACCGCCACCTAAATTGGAGCATAATTCATTCACCGATAGATTTAAAAACTTTGTTGACCTTTGCCTGAAGAAAAATCCTGAGGAGCGAGCTGATTTGAAAACACTAATG AATCATGAATGGATCAAGAACATCGAAACGGAAGACGTCGATATTGCCGGATGGGTATGCAAAACCATGGATCTAGCACCGTCTACACCGAAAAGAAATGCGTCACCATTTGCAAATTAA